From Lolium perenne isolate Kyuss_39 chromosome 5, Kyuss_2.0, whole genome shotgun sequence, a single genomic window includes:
- the LOC139831409 gene encoding tricetin 3',4',5'-O-trimethyltransferase-like, with protein sequence NVFSESILRYYLKDSVLDDGIPFNKVYGMSAFEYNGTDPRFNRVFNQGMKNHSIIITKKLLELYHGFQGLGTLVDVAGGVGATVAAIAAHYPAIKGVNFDLPHVISEAPPFPGVTHVGGDMFKEVPSCDAILMKWILHDWSDQHHATLLKNCYDALPAHGKVVLVECILPVNPEAKPSSQGVFHVDMIMLAHSPGGRERYEREFEALARGAGFAGVKSTYIYATAWAIEFTK encoded by the coding sequence AATGTGTTCTCCGAATCAATCCTCAGGTACTACCTCAAGGACTCGGTGCTTGACGACGGCATCCCGTTCAACAAGGTGTACGGCATGTCGGCGTTCGAGTACAACGGCACGGACCCGCGCTTCAACCGCGTCTTCAACCAAGGGATGAAGAAccactccatcatcatcaccaagaAGCTCCTCGAGCTCTACCACGGCTTCCAGGGCCTCGGCACCCTCGTCGACGTTGCCGGCGGCGTCGGCGCCACtgtggccgccatcgccgcccACTACCCCGCCATCAAGGGGGTCAACTTCGACCTCCCCCACGTAATCTCCGAGGCGCCGCCGTTCCCGGGCGTCACCCACGTCGGCGGCGACATGTTCAAGGAGGTGCCCTCGTGCGACGCCATCCTAATGAAGTGGATCCTCCACGACTGGAGTGACCAGCACCACGCCACGCTGCTCAAGAACTGCTACGACGCGCTACCGGCGCACGGCAAGGTCGTGCTCGTCGAGTGCATCCTGCCGGTCAACCCGGAGGCCAAGCCCAGCTCGCAGGGGGTGTTCCACGTCGATATGATCATGCTCGCGCACAGCCCCGGAGGCAGGGAGAGGTACGAGAGGGAGTTCGAGGCCCTCGCCAGGGGAGCTGGATTCGCGGGCGTCAAGTCCACATACATCTATGCCACCGCGTGGGCCATCGAGTTCACCAAGTAG